A window from Chitinophagales bacterium encodes these proteins:
- a CDS encoding GMC family oxidoreductase: MAKHYDYIIVGSGPSGGNLAYNLNKAGASCLLLEAGKFFRKDTFPRNEADTSAQLYWGGGIEFDDKAEMIFLRARVMGGTSIVNQCLLDRFDDNAWKDWKDRSGVDFFNSEHMKPYYDKVEDFLNLHTFTPEERNKNAELFCESCERLGYKWNYLRKGQGDCAHERGNDCIACLSGCHRDSKQSSMATYIQKAEKEGLQISSETEVQKIIKKDRTIQVHALYKKEKEITIEGKNLILAGGAFGTTKMLLQSGFGDELPALGKKFSSHPQFMSFGIFDEPIDAHKGYFQTVASKEPVFREQGFKLENVFAPPISVAMLFNSLGKEHQEIMRNYRNMQCIEVAIRDENIGEIKLDNKGKLSVSKPLSDQDKRRRDRGLEVVNNILSASNAKRVIQSPYYFGLHLMGGCSMGTDPKTSVVDPEFRLHGHRNIYIADSSIYPSAPGINPSLSIFALSQKLSEQLIPEEDVKDTEQKRAESAK, from the coding sequence ATGGCAAAACACTACGATTACATTATAGTTGGTTCGGGACCATCGGGCGGTAACCTGGCCTACAACCTGAACAAGGCCGGGGCAAGTTGTCTGCTGTTGGAAGCGGGCAAGTTTTTCAGAAAGGACACTTTTCCGCGCAATGAAGCCGATACCTCAGCTCAATTGTATTGGGGCGGTGGAATTGAGTTTGATGATAAAGCTGAGATGATATTTCTTCGTGCACGTGTGATGGGCGGCACATCCATTGTGAATCAATGTCTGCTCGACCGATTTGACGACAATGCCTGGAAAGACTGGAAAGATCGCTCAGGAGTTGATTTTTTCAATTCCGAACATATGAAACCCTATTACGACAAAGTAGAAGATTTCCTCAATCTGCACACTTTTACACCGGAAGAGCGCAATAAAAATGCAGAGCTCTTTTGCGAAAGTTGTGAAAGATTGGGCTATAAATGGAATTACCTGCGAAAAGGACAGGGCGATTGTGCCCACGAACGAGGCAACGATTGTATCGCCTGTTTAAGTGGCTGCCATCGCGATTCCAAGCAAAGTTCCATGGCCACTTATATCCAGAAAGCTGAAAAAGAAGGACTGCAAATTTCCAGTGAAACTGAGGTTCAAAAAATCATTAAAAAAGACCGGACAATACAGGTGCATGCCCTTTACAAAAAAGAAAAAGAAATAACGATAGAAGGCAAAAACCTGATCCTTGCAGGTGGAGCTTTTGGCACAACAAAAATGCTATTGCAATCAGGGTTTGGAGATGAATTGCCTGCCCTGGGCAAAAAATTCTCTTCACATCCACAGTTTATGAGTTTTGGTATTTTCGATGAGCCCATTGATGCACACAAAGGCTATTTCCAAACAGTGGCATCAAAAGAACCAGTTTTCAGGGAACAGGGTTTTAAACTGGAGAATGTATTTGCCCCGCCCATTTCTGTAGCTATGCTTTTCAATTCGCTTGGAAAGGAGCATCAGGAAATTATGCGCAATTACCGCAATATGCAATGTATTGAAGTGGCCATCAGGGATGAAAATATTGGAGAAATAAAACTGGATAACAAAGGAAAACTATCGGTTAGTAAGCCATTGAGCGATCAGGATAAAAGGCGGAGGGACAGAGGGCTGGAAGTGGTGAATAATATTCTCTCAGCAAGCAATGCCAAAAGAGTTATCCAATCGCCATATTATTTCGGGCTACACCTGATGGGTGGTTGCAGCATGGGAACGGATCCCAAAACATCGGTAGTGGATCCCGAATTCAGATTGCACGGACATCGCAATATCTATATTGCAGATTCCAGCATCTACCCTTCTGCTCCGGGAATCAATCCATCCTTGAGCATATTTG
- a CDS encoding aldehyde dehydrogenase family protein — protein MESQTLTEVKVTNPIDNSVLYTIGEQSQENIDKVFETARSIHPKIAAMSVKERVAEMLKINDYILANKDKILDHIIQETGKSRVDALVAEVFEVCDVIDHFKKVAPKVLKDQKVSTPIFLMGKKSKVIFEPLGTVLIISPWNFPFYQGIVPGLLAFLAGNAVVFKPSEVTPLKGLWEDMIEKSGFMKDAFQVIYGAKETGAKAIAARPDKIHFTGSVRTGKKIMELASKNLTPVDLELGGKDPSIVFDDVDLERTVNGIMWGAFTNAGQSCTSIERLYVQESIYDQLLEMLVDKTKKLRLSSPDVDYRDPNSCDVGAVTAEFQIKIIEEHIKDAVEKGGKILTGGKREGDSHHFPPTIVVDVDHSFKIASEETFGPVVAVMKFKDEAEAIRLANDSPYGLSASVWSKDLKRADRVARKIVTGNVSINSHMLTEGNPALPFGGTKDSGFGRYKGDWGLTTFSNVKSVLTDKQGSTIEAHWYPFTKNKFDLLTDLMDAYFPRTKNWIKFAIKGLKMDTIGNKEKIK, from the coding sequence ATGGAAAGCCAAACCCTAACCGAAGTAAAAGTTACCAACCCGATTGACAATTCAGTTCTCTACACCATTGGAGAACAATCGCAGGAAAATATTGACAAAGTATTTGAAACCGCCCGCAGCATTCATCCCAAAATTGCTGCCATGAGCGTAAAAGAGCGGGTGGCCGAAATGCTCAAGATCAATGATTATATCCTGGCGAATAAAGACAAAATCCTGGACCACATTATTCAGGAAACCGGAAAATCAAGGGTAGATGCCCTGGTAGCCGAAGTCTTTGAAGTCTGTGATGTAATTGATCACTTCAAAAAAGTGGCGCCCAAAGTGCTGAAAGACCAAAAAGTCTCCACCCCTATTTTCCTGATGGGCAAAAAATCAAAAGTGATTTTTGAACCATTGGGTACCGTCCTTATTATTTCTCCCTGGAATTTCCCATTTTACCAGGGTATTGTTCCCGGTCTGCTGGCTTTCCTGGCGGGAAATGCAGTAGTTTTCAAACCCTCTGAAGTCACTCCGCTCAAAGGACTTTGGGAAGATATGATTGAAAAAAGCGGATTTATGAAAGATGCTTTCCAAGTGATATACGGAGCAAAAGAAACCGGAGCCAAGGCCATTGCTGCCCGTCCAGACAAAATCCATTTTACGGGAAGCGTGCGCACCGGCAAAAAAATCATGGAATTGGCTTCCAAAAACCTCACTCCCGTTGACCTGGAACTGGGTGGAAAAGACCCATCTATTGTATTTGACGATGTGGATTTGGAACGCACCGTAAACGGCATTATGTGGGGCGCCTTTACCAATGCCGGGCAATCCTGTACTTCCATTGAGCGATTGTATGTGCAGGAAAGCATTTATGATCAATTGCTGGAAATGCTGGTGGATAAAACCAAAAAACTGCGTCTTTCCTCTCCCGATGTAGATTACCGGGATCCAAATAGTTGTGATGTAGGTGCCGTAACAGCTGAATTTCAAATCAAGATTATAGAAGAGCACATCAAAGATGCCGTGGAAAAAGGCGGGAAAATATTGACCGGAGGAAAACGGGAAGGCGATTCGCATCACTTCCCTCCTACCATTGTTGTGGATGTAGATCACAGCTTTAAAATAGCATCTGAAGAAACTTTTGGGCCGGTAGTGGCCGTCATGAAATTCAAGGATGAAGCCGAGGCCATCCGTCTGGCCAATGACTCGCCCTATGGATTGAGTGCAAGTGTTTGGTCAAAAGATTTGAAAAGAGCCGATCGTGTAGCGCGAAAAATCGTAACGGGCAATGTTTCCATCAATAGCCATATGCTCACGGAAGGCAATCCTGCCTTGCCATTTGGCGGCACCAAAGACAGTGGATTTGGCCGCTACAAAGGCGATTGGGGACTGACCACTTTCTCTAATGTGAAATCCGTCTTGACTGACAAACAAGGCTCCACCATTGAGGCGCATTGGTATCCTTTCACAAAAAACAAATTCGACTTACTAACAGATTTAATGGATGCCTATTTCCCCAGGACTAAAAATTGGATCAAATTTGCCATCAAGGGCTTGAAAATGGATACGATTGGGAATAAGGAAAAAATAAAGTGA
- a CDS encoding glycosyltransferase family 39 protein, with protein MFSFFSDKPYTQKSIWYLLLIAFVLLFGNNWVSLWDQDESAYAGFAKHMLESGNWLMPEFIWSEVHRKPPLHFWNIAISYKIFGINEFAVRFPSAVFILLTIAAVFFLGKRLFGEKQSFYGMVVLSSSFLVMALAKISVTDATLLFFTSICGFAMLYVLLFREFKWVLVFWISFALALLTKGPPVIIFTAVLSFLLFVFHPNRKQLLRLHPWFFLPLSAMPLFLWGWMCTQEEGGQEFISWMIDWYILKRVGGSVFGQTGPPGTHLLGMALFFLPYLLFFPKAIYKGVINLFGKEKDQHFLLSAWFISAWLIFEFSPSKLPAYVVAAHVPLALIIARLAIDLKENRPGKVVQALHFGLNFILLLALAIAPFILELSNALKIIFLLGSLAFIIANVFLVNAIKKAVFVKYLLSINVAFQLVLWCLFLPFADEVKNATLRVAQYIEQSADQRAEVIIANKTAKPPSLPFYLMQRFEKVSEEYDFAALEEMYNKAAPCALVLNHSLKDQFEDKYPNLNFKEIKPLPTDKIKQPSYFILLNH; from the coding sequence ATGTTTTCATTTTTTTCGGATAAACCCTATACTCAGAAGTCGATTTGGTACTTGTTGCTAATTGCTTTTGTATTGCTTTTTGGCAACAATTGGGTCAGCTTATGGGATCAAGACGAGAGTGCTTATGCTGGTTTTGCAAAGCATATGCTGGAAAGTGGCAATTGGCTGATGCCCGAATTTATTTGGTCGGAAGTACACAGAAAGCCACCGCTGCACTTTTGGAATATTGCTATTTCCTATAAGATTTTTGGTATAAATGAGTTTGCTGTCCGATTTCCATCTGCCGTATTCATATTGCTAACTATTGCGGCTGTATTTTTTCTTGGCAAAAGATTGTTTGGCGAAAAACAAAGCTTTTACGGAATGGTCGTGCTCAGCAGTTCATTTTTGGTGATGGCACTGGCTAAAATTTCGGTAACCGATGCTACTCTGCTCTTTTTCACGAGCATTTGTGGCTTTGCAATGTTGTATGTTTTGCTGTTCAGGGAGTTCAAATGGGTATTGGTATTTTGGATTTCCTTTGCTCTTGCACTGCTCACAAAAGGACCTCCCGTCATTATCTTCACTGCTGTCCTGTCATTCCTGCTTTTTGTGTTTCATCCCAATCGCAAGCAATTACTTCGGCTGCACCCTTGGTTTTTCTTGCCACTTTCTGCAATGCCGCTTTTTCTCTGGGGATGGATGTGTACCCAAGAAGAAGGGGGGCAGGAGTTTATCTCCTGGATGATAGACTGGTATATTTTAAAGCGTGTAGGCGGCAGTGTTTTTGGGCAAACAGGACCTCCGGGAACCCATCTATTGGGAATGGCGCTATTCTTTTTGCCTTATTTGCTGTTTTTCCCAAAAGCAATTTATAAGGGAGTCATTAATTTATTCGGCAAAGAAAAAGACCAGCATTTTTTGCTGTCGGCATGGTTTATTTCTGCCTGGTTGATTTTTGAATTTTCACCGAGCAAGTTGCCCGCTTATGTTGTGGCAGCGCATGTTCCCCTGGCCTTGATTATTGCCCGATTGGCCATTGACCTAAAGGAAAATCGCCCCGGTAAAGTAGTTCAGGCACTTCATTTTGGCTTAAATTTCATTTTGCTCTTAGCCCTGGCCATTGCTCCTTTTATCCTCGAACTGTCCAATGCTTTGAAAATCATATTTCTACTGGGCAGTTTGGCATTTATTATTGCAAATGTGTTCCTTGTTAATGCCATAAAAAAAGCAGTATTTGTCAAATATCTGCTTTCAATAAATGTGGCTTTTCAATTGGTTTTATGGTGTCTTTTTTTACCCTTTGCCGATGAAGTAAAAAATGCTACGCTTAGGGTTGCGCAATACATAGAGCAATCGGCCGATCAAAGAGCGGAAGTAATTATTGCCAACAAAACAGCCAAACCGCCAAGCCTTCCTTTTTATCTTATGCAGCGATTTGAAAAGGTTTCGGAAGAATACGATTTTGCTGCTTTGGAAGAAATGTACAATAAAGCAGCACCCTGCGCTTTGGTATTGAACCACAGCTTAAAAGATCAGTTTGAGGACAAGTATCCCAATCTAAATTTTAAGGAAATAAAACCCCTGCCTACTGATAAAATCAAGCAGCCCAGTTATTTTATATTGCTGAATCATTAA
- a CDS encoding PKD domain-containing protein, with product MKIFKILLTALFALFSTSIYAQDETFAGNPCGSGANSSTWDVPCGVTEITVEVYGAGGGGGGGGGGSNGGFFNTRGGGGGGGGGYTTITINVTPGSTFNYSVGAGGCGGDGNDDGFSGDNGNTGGNSTFSGTDAGGNAISLQANGGVRGTGGSGTGGSTGSGGSGGTASGGTTNTTGGSGNNGSGGDGGAGGAGAGPDGGAGGPNTTDDGSVYGGGGAGGGANSDGGNGAEGVIFITFVTSGATTPTPTVSTTPATCTDDGEATIDNYDASFTYTFTPAGPTVGAGGVISGMTPGTTYTVIATDAGCDSQPSTDFSIDPQTSGPNAPTVTTDPATCFSDGTATITNYDANFTYTFTPAGPSVGVGGEISGLTPGTSYTVIATDNGCDSPASNSFSVDPATSGTSIVFNPDPGPYCIDDSNPVALNATPTGGTYSGPGVSGTDFIPSNANIGTNTITYTYDDGSGCVDDESVDIEVVDLPTVSFSGLNGPYCADDASAVALTGQPAGGTFSGPGISGTDFIPEDAGTGNHTISYEFTDGNGCSNTEDNTVEVVDLPNVSAGNDAFICDGEDAQLNATGADTYVWSPTTGLSDPNVADPTVNIASEETYVVTGTDANGCVNTDTVTVGVGTNPTAEFEAASACAGTPITFTNNSSPAGLDYNWDFGNGNTSNAENPSETYSSGGDFDVQLIVDNEGCRDTAVQTLTVLEQPTAEFTASPLRAIANEDQVLFNNTSSNGSTWTWDFGDGSNLNDSFEPSHIYTEPGLYSPTLIASSADGCTDTLTIEEYIEVIEPSNFFVPNAFSPNGDGVNDVFEVFGEGIREYYIRIHDRWGELVFASDDITETWDGTNKGNILPPDVYVYYIKVSFEDLTQKTYKGSLHLLK from the coding sequence ATGAAAATATTTAAAATACTATTAACCGCCCTTTTTGCACTTTTTTCTACTTCAATATACGCACAAGATGAAACCTTTGCTGGTAACCCTTGTGGAAGTGGAGCCAATTCCAGCACCTGGGATGTGCCTTGTGGTGTTACCGAAATCACCGTAGAAGTATATGGAGCCGGTGGTGGCGGTGGCGGTGGTGGCGGAGGAAGTAATGGAGGTTTTTTTAATACCCGTGGTGGCGGTGGTGGAGGAGGTGGTGGTTACACCACTATCACAATAAATGTAACACCGGGTTCTACTTTTAACTATAGTGTTGGAGCTGGTGGTTGCGGAGGAGATGGAAATGATGATGGGTTTTCTGGAGATAATGGAAATACCGGAGGAAACAGTACTTTTTCAGGTACTGATGCAGGAGGTAATGCAATAAGCCTTCAGGCAAATGGTGGTGTGAGAGGAACTGGTGGATCCGGTACTGGTGGTAGTACGGGATCAGGTGGTTCTGGTGGCACTGCCAGTGGTGGCACAACAAATACTACAGGTGGTTCTGGAAATAATGGTAGTGGAGGAGATGGAGGTGCTGGAGGCGCTGGAGCAGGCCCAGACGGAGGTGCAGGTGGACCCAATACTACTGATGATGGAAGCGTATATGGCGGGGGTGGTGCCGGGGGTGGTGCTAATAGCGATGGTGGTAATGGAGCAGAGGGCGTGATTTTTATCACCTTTGTTACTTCAGGAGCGACTACACCTACTCCTACGGTATCTACAACTCCTGCCACTTGTACGGATGATGGCGAAGCTACCATTGACAATTACGATGCTTCCTTTACCTATACCTTTACGCCTGCCGGGCCTACGGTGGGTGCCGGAGGTGTTATTTCCGGGATGACACCAGGTACAACTTACACGGTAATAGCAACGGATGCCGGTTGTGATTCACAGCCAAGTACTGATTTTAGCATTGATCCTCAAACATCCGGGCCTAATGCGCCAACAGTTACAACAGACCCGGCAACTTGCTTTAGTGATGGAACTGCAACGATTACAAATTATGATGCCAACTTTACCTATACATTTACACCTGCCGGGCCAAGTGTAGGTGTTGGTGGTGAAATATCCGGGTTGACACCCGGAACAAGCTATACAGTAATAGCAACAGACAATGGTTGTGATTCTCCGGCAAGTAATTCTTTTAGCGTTGACCCTGCAACTTCAGGCACATCTATTGTTTTTAATCCTGATCCCGGGCCATATTGCATTGATGATTCAAACCCTGTAGCATTGAATGCCACACCAACAGGCGGTACTTATAGTGGCCCTGGTGTAAGTGGAACAGATTTCATTCCATCAAATGCCAATATTGGAACCAATACAATCACTTATACCTATGACGATGGTAGCGGCTGTGTGGATGACGAATCAGTTGATATTGAGGTTGTTGATTTGCCTACAGTTAGCTTTTCGGGCCTGAATGGCCCCTATTGTGCAGATGATGCTTCAGCAGTTGCACTCACAGGTCAACCTGCCGGAGGTACTTTCAGTGGCCCTGGCATTTCAGGAACAGATTTTATTCCTGAAGATGCAGGAACAGGAAATCACACCATTAGCTATGAGTTTACAGATGGGAATGGATGTAGCAATACGGAGGATAATACGGTAGAGGTTGTTGACTTGCCCAATGTTTCTGCCGGAAATGATGCATTTATTTGTGATGGTGAAGACGCACAGTTGAATGCTACAGGTGCGGATACTTATGTTTGGAGTCCAACTACAGGATTGAGTGATCCTAATGTAGCTGATCCAACAGTAAATATTGCTTCGGAGGAAACTTATGTTGTCACAGGTACAGATGCCAATGGTTGTGTGAATACCGATACGGTTACCGTAGGTGTCGGAACCAACCCTACTGCTGAATTTGAAGCAGCATCTGCTTGTGCAGGAACACCAATAACTTTTACCAATAATTCTTCGCCTGCTGGCCTGGATTACAACTGGGATTTTGGCAATGGAAATACTTCCAATGCAGAAAACCCTTCAGAAACATATAGTAGCGGAGGCGATTTCGATGTGCAGTTGATCGTTGATAATGAAGGTTGTAGGGACACAGCAGTTCAAACATTAACTGTGCTTGAACAACCAACAGCCGAATTTACTGCATCCCCATTGCGGGCAATTGCCAATGAAGATCAGGTATTATTTAACAATACTTCTTCTAACGGCAGTACCTGGACTTGGGATTTTGGGGATGGTTCCAATTTGAATGATTCATTTGAACCTTCGCACATTTACACCGAACCTGGACTTTATTCTCCTACGTTGATTGCAAGCTCTGCTGATGGTTGCACAGACACCCTTACAATAGAAGAATACATTGAAGTCATAGAGCCCTCAAACTTTTTTGTGCCCAATGCTTTTTCTCCCAATGGAGATGGAGTGAACGATGTTTTTGAAGTTTTCGGAGAAGGAATCAGGGAGTACTATATCAGAATTCACGATAGATGGGGCGAGTTGGTATTCGCTTCAGATGATATAACAGAAACCTGGGATGGTACTAATAAAGGAAATATTTTGCCACCTGATGTTTATGTTTATTATATAAAGGTGTCTTTTGAAGACCTGACCCAGAAGACTTACAAAGGCAGTCTTCATTTGTTGAAATAG
- a CDS encoding DUF2231 domain-containing protein, giving the protein MNAEIPPMWREELWHPLLVHLPIATLLLASLAATLSLVVKHLFLKQMIYAMLAIGVLSGWIAIYTGELAYSIEVRKICEPNVLKEHQWWAYATLIVYSVAFGLMTSSKIISHNYLSAIKSVSLFLIIMALFGLFYTGHLGASLVYQQGAGTYKPSADCSEFVK; this is encoded by the coding sequence ATGAATGCAGAAATACCTCCAATGTGGAGAGAAGAATTATGGCATCCACTTCTTGTACACTTACCAATAGCCACTTTGCTTTTAGCATCTTTGGCAGCTACCTTAAGTTTAGTTGTTAAACATCTTTTTCTAAAACAGATGATTTATGCAATGTTGGCTATTGGCGTGTTAAGTGGTTGGATTGCCATTTATACAGGAGAATTGGCATACTCTATTGAGGTAAGAAAAATCTGTGAGCCCAATGTTTTAAAAGAGCATCAATGGTGGGCTTATGCTACATTAATTGTTTATTCAGTAGCATTCGGCCTTATGACTTCATCCAAAATCATTTCACACAATTATTTAAGTGCAATTAAATCAGTTAGTCTTTTTCTAATAATTATGGCACTCTTTGGCTTGTTTTACACAGGGCATTTGGGAGCTTCCTTAGTCTATCAACAAGGAGCAGGGACTTATAAACCTTCTGCTGATTGTTCTGAATTTGTTAAATAG
- a CDS encoding cation diffusion facilitator family transporter codes for MELTNEKSATKATYFSIVGNILLAAIKLISGFLGNSYALIADGIESTTDIFSSFFVLLGFKYAQRPPDENHPYGHSRIEPLITFLVVAFLVTSATVIAYESIINIQTPHKIPEAWTLIVLAVIILWKEGAYRYVSKKAKAIKSSSLRADAWHHRSDAITSVTAFIGISIALYFGEGYETADDWAALFASAFILYNAYLIFRPALGEIMDEHLYDDLIEDIRKISITVNGIKGTEKCFVRKAGMKYLVELHAMVNGKITVEEGHFLAHKLQDTIQEELPEIAHITIHVEPSYQSINTELDRQFNRTKT; via the coding sequence ATGGAATTAACAAATGAAAAATCAGCAACAAAGGCAACCTATTTTAGCATTGTTGGTAATATACTATTAGCAGCCATAAAACTCATTTCGGGATTTTTAGGTAATTCATATGCCTTGATTGCAGATGGCATTGAATCAACAACCGATATTTTTTCTTCATTTTTTGTGCTTTTAGGATTTAAATATGCTCAACGACCACCAGACGAAAACCATCCCTATGGTCATTCTCGAATAGAGCCATTAATAACATTTTTAGTAGTAGCTTTTTTAGTCACTTCGGCAACCGTGATTGCTTACGAAAGCATCATCAATATTCAAACACCCCATAAAATCCCTGAGGCATGGACACTCATAGTTCTTGCTGTAATAATACTATGGAAAGAAGGTGCATATAGATATGTTTCCAAAAAAGCAAAGGCTATTAAAAGTTCTTCTCTAAGAGCAGATGCTTGGCATCATAGAAGTGATGCTATAACCTCTGTAACTGCTTTTATAGGTATATCAATTGCATTGTATTTTGGAGAAGGGTATGAAACGGCTGATGATTGGGCTGCTCTATTTGCTTCTGCATTCATTTTATACAATGCTTATCTAATTTTCAGACCCGCACTTGGAGAAATAATGGACGAACATCTTTATGATGATTTGATTGAGGATATCCGTAAAATTTCAATTACTGTAAATGGTATAAAAGGAACGGAAAAATGTTTTGTGCGAAAAGCAGGGATGAAATATCTAGTGGAGCTTCACGCCATGGTGAACGGAAAAATTACAGTAGAAGAAGGGCATTTTTTAGCCCATAAACTACAAGATACAATTCAGGAAGAACTTCCTGAAATAGCACACATTACTATTCACGTAGAACCAAGCTATCAGTCAATTAACACAGAACTTGATCGACAGTTCAACCGAACAAAGACATAG
- a CDS encoding DUF6660 family protein: MLKVLSAILSIYFLALSVVPCADGVDCAEVQVYQEMLAEHDHSGHDHPAGEDLCTPFCACQCCHTSITVSAFFALSESPRMHAQLTSFYSEHPYSTYPAPLLDPPQV, translated from the coding sequence GTGCTAAAAGTTCTATCAGCCATATTATCCATTTACTTCCTGGCGCTATCTGTGGTGCCTTGTGCCGATGGCGTTGACTGTGCGGAAGTACAGGTATATCAGGAAATGCTGGCGGAACATGATCATTCTGGTCATGATCACCCGGCCGGTGAGGATCTTTGCACTCCTTTTTGTGCTTGCCAGTGTTGCCATACCAGTATTACTGTAAGTGCCTTTTTTGCTTTGAGTGAGTCGCCAAGGATGCACGCACAACTCACATCCTTCTATTCAGAACATCCTTATTCTACTTATCCGGCTCCTCTGCTGGATCCGCCCCAGGTTTAA